A part of Cygnus olor isolate bCygOlo1 chromosome 31, bCygOlo1.pri.v2, whole genome shotgun sequence genomic DNA contains:
- the LOC121062538 gene encoding LOW QUALITY PROTEIN: major vault protein (The sequence of the model RefSeq protein was modified relative to this genomic sequence to represent the inferred CDS: deleted 1 base in 1 codon) — protein sequence MEDPVIRIPPYHYVHVLDLNSNVTRVEVGPHTYIRQDHERVVFAPKRMVMVPPRHYCVVLNPVARSPTGAVLVDGAGQVRLRHADLDVRLAQEPFPLYPGEELQQGVTPLQVVLADTALRLRALLDFEDEDSNKFVAGDEWLFEGPGTYIPRKEVEVAETLQATVIGHNQAIRLRARKECLDRQGIRRVTGEEWLVKRVGAYLPGVYEEVVDIVDAYVLTDKKALHLRAIRTFEDAQGRVRRTGEEWLVTQEQSEAYVPEVFEEVVAEVQVTTLGPRQYCVVLDPVGPNGQPQLGQQRVIKGEKSFFLQPGERLQAGIQDVFVLSEDEGLLLQALQTIKDTNEEGTEVTRRAGDRWLARGPLEYVPPAEVAVLERRRAVALADNEGIYVRDIRTGKVRVVTGQTYMLTEAEELWEKELPPGVEALLAEARGDSTGLDAGVQHRDRTRAVTYQVPHNAAVQVYDYRERRARVVLGPELVVLGPGEQLTVLSLSAGRPKRPHARRSLCLRLGPDFCADIVTIETADHARLQLQLAYNWHFEVPEEPKDLGRLFSVPDFVGDACKALASRVRGAVAAVTFDDFHKNSNRLICSAVFGFDESGRLREQLRFAPNGLVVTSVDIQSVEPVDQRTRDALQRSVQLAIEIATNSQEAAARHEAERLAQEARGRLERQRLLDQAEAERARRELLELEALSAAVESAGVARAEAQARAEAARIEGEAAILQAKLKAEAVAIETEAELKRLERVQAQEVQAQQARAEVEATRAQALADVEASRVREVARALGPDTIRDIARAGPELQVKLLQGLGLQSTLITDGAAPLNLFATARGLLGLAAPPENSTSPASAL from the exons GGTGGTGTTTGCGCCCAAACGCATGGTGATGGTG CCCCCCCGCCACTACTGCGTGGTGCTCAACCCTGTGGCCCGGAGCCCTACGGGGGCTGTGCTGGTCGATGGCGCGGGACAGGTCCGTCTACGGCATGCTGACCTCGATGTCCGCCTGGCCCAGGAGCCCTTCCCCCTGTACCCTGGCGAGGAGCTCCAGCAG GGTGTCACCCCACTGCAGGTGGTGCTGGCTGACACCGCCCTGCGCCTTCGGGCCCTGCTTGACTTTGAGGATGAGGATTCTAACAAGTTCGTAGCAGGCGACGAGTGGCTCTTCGAGGGTCCTG GTACCTACATCCCCCGCAAGGAGGTGGAGGTGGCCGAGACGCTGCAGGCCACTGTCATTGGGCACAACCAGGCCATCCGCCTGCGAGCACGCAAGGAGTGCCTCGACCGTCAGGGCATCCGCCGTGTCACAG GGGAGGAGTGGCTGGTGAAGCGGGTGGGTGCCTACCTGCCCGGTGTCTACGAGGAGGTGGTCGACATTGTGGACGCCTACGTCCTCACTGACAAG AAAGCCCTGCACCTGCGAGCCATACGGACCTTTGAGGATGCACAGGGCCGGGTGCGCCGCACGGGTGAGGAGTGGCTGGTGACGCAGGAGCAGAGCGAGGCCTATGTCCCAGAGGTGTTCGAGGAGGTGGTGGCTGAGGTGCAGGTGACGACGCTGGGTCCCCGGCAGTACTGCGTGGTGCTTGACCCCGTGGGGCCCAACGGGCAGCCCCAGTTGGGCCAGCAGCGTGTTATCAAG GGGGAGAAGTCCTTCTTTCTGCAACCAGGCGAGCGGCTCCAGGCTGGCATCCAGGATGTCTTTGTGCTGTCTGAGGATGAGGGGCTACTGCTTCAGGCACTCCAGACCATCAAGGACACCAATGAG GAAGGGACAGAGGTGACACGGCGTGCAGGTGACCGCTGGCTGGCCCGGGGCCCCCTCGAGTATGTGCCACCTGCCGAGGTGGCTGTGCTGGAACGTCGCCGGGCTGTGGCCCTAGCTGACAATGAGGGCATTTATGTGCGCGACATCCGCACTGGCAag GTGCGGGTGGTGACGGGCCAGACCTACATGTTGACGGAGGCCGAGGAGCTGTGGGAGAAGGAGCTGCCCCCTGGGGTGGAGGCACTGCTGGCCGAAGCCCGTGGAGACAGCACTGGCCTGGATGCTGGGGTCCAACACCGTGACCGCACCCGTGCCGTCACCTACCAGGTGCCCCACAATGCTGCTGTGCAGGTCTACGACTACCGGGAGCGGCGGGCACG GGTGGTGCTGGGCCCTGAACTGGTGGTGCTGGgtcctggggagcagctgaCGGTCCTGTCCCTCTCAGCAGGCCGCCCCAAGCGGCCCCATGCCCGCCGCAGCCTCTGCCTCCGCCTTGGCCCCGACTTCTGTGCCGACATCGTGACCATCGAGACTGCTGACCATGCCcgcctccagctccagctggcctACAACTG GCACTTTGAGGTACCAGAAGAACCAAAAGATCTGGGGCGCCTCTTCAGTGTCCCCGACTTTGTGGGTGATGCCTGCAAGGCCCTGGCCTCCCGTGTGCGTGGCGCTGTTGCTGCCGTCACCTTTGATGACTTCCACAAG AACTCAAATCGTCTCATCTGCTCAGCTGTGTTTGGCTTCGATGAGAGTGGGCGTTTGCGGGAGCAGCTCCGCTTTGCCCCCAATGGGCTGGTGGTGACAAGCGTCGACATCCAGAGTGTGGAGCCTGTGGACCAGCGCACCCGCGATGCCCTGCAGCGTAGTGTCCAGCTGGCTATCGAGATTGCCACCAActcccaggaggctgctgctaG GCATGAGGCAGAGCGCCTAGCGCAGGAGGCCAGAGGACGCCTGGAACGACAGCGCCTCCTTGACCAGGCTGAGGCTGAGCGGGCACGCAGAGAACTGCTGGAGCTCGAGGCTCTCAG CGCAGCGGTGGAGAGCGCGGGGGTGGCCCGGGCGGAGGCTCAGGCCCGGGCGGAGGCTGCCCGCATCGAGGGCGAAGCTGCCATCCTCCAGGCCAAGCTCAAGGCTGAGGCTGTCGCCATAGAGACG GAGGCGGAGCTGAAGCGGTTGGAGCGGGTGCAGGCGCAGGAGGTGCAGGCGCAGCAGGCCCGGGCGGAGGTAGAGGCGACACGGGCCCAGGCGCTGGCAGATGTGGAGGCCTCGCGGGTGCGGGAGGTGGCCAGGGCCCTGGGCCCTGACACCATTCGGGACATCGCCCGGGCTGGGCCTGAGCTGCAG GtgaagctgctgcagggcctgggACTCCAGTCGACCCTCATCACCGATGGCGCTGCACCCCTCAACCTCTTTGCCACcgcccgggggctgctgggcctggcAGCTCCTCCAGAAAACTCCActtccccagcctctgccctcTGA